The Staphylococcus sp. KG4-3 genome has a window encoding:
- a CDS encoding DUF4040 family protein yields the protein MSLVYLLGALFLIMLLLLVTMATPKIQRFAGHIALLAPIVASIYFLWQLPQVMHGHFVSVKIPWLTLLDINIDFRLDGLSLFFSLLISLIGLAVFFYATQYLSKEHDNLPRFYIYLLLFMISMLGVVTANNTILMYVFWELTSVSSFLLIAYWYSKGESQFGAIQSFMITVFGGLALLVGFIMVYTVTGTNSISSIIEQSDKVAESNLFIPIVILFLIGAFTKSAQFPFHIWLPKAMAAPTPVSAYLHSATMVKAGIFLLFRFTPLLGLSDFYIYCVTFIGLITMIFGAVNATRQFDMKAILAYSTISQLGMIVAMVGLGGGFAQHPTGTLSEAYGFILFAALFHLMNHALFKGALFMGVGIIDHETGTRDIRRLSGLRKVFPITHIVMLLSAFSMAGIPFLNGFLSKEMFFDGLISAVELPQFNLSLTIVITVIGVLASIFTLIYSAYMIKEVFWGDYQKADLPIKSPHEPFVFTLPSAIMMILLPVIFFVPNVFGHYVILPAFRSITIGEKVDNVAPHIAQWHGFNLPLILSIIVIVVGFTMAFKINWKNYANKLKVKSITDLYLGSYNQFEHFSGYGIRTLMNNRLNHYITLTLLIFSMVVIYGIIQAGFPHVQQIHVSEFGPIEVITLIVVFVLGIALTFIRQRLTMVILNGIIGYCVTIFFILMKAPDLALTQLVVETITTILFIVSFSRLPNVPRAKVHKKREAVKIVVSLLMAIIVVTLVFIAQQSDSMPTISTFYHDAYNLAGGKNIVNSILGDFRALDTLFEGMVLIIAGLGIYTLLNFKERRGQDERE from the coding sequence ATGAGTTTAGTCTATCTACTTGGAGCTTTATTTTTAATAATGTTACTTTTATTAGTAACAATGGCTACGCCTAAAATCCAAAGATTTGCAGGTCATATCGCACTCTTAGCGCCCATCGTTGCCTCTATATACTTTTTATGGCAATTACCACAAGTAATGCACGGGCATTTTGTATCAGTAAAAATACCGTGGCTTACATTGTTGGATATTAATATAGATTTTAGATTGGATGGCTTAAGTTTATTCTTTAGCTTGTTGATTTCACTTATTGGATTAGCAGTATTTTTCTATGCTACTCAGTATCTATCGAAAGAACATGATAATTTACCACGTTTTTATATATATTTATTACTTTTTATGATTAGTATGTTAGGCGTAGTTACTGCAAATAATACCATTTTAATGTATGTATTTTGGGAATTGACGAGTGTTTCTTCATTTTTACTAATTGCATATTGGTATAGTAAAGGTGAGAGTCAATTTGGTGCGATTCAATCGTTTATGATTACAGTGTTTGGTGGACTTGCTTTATTAGTAGGGTTCATCATGGTCTATACTGTAACAGGTACGAATTCTATATCTTCTATTATTGAGCAAAGTGATAAGGTTGCTGAAAGTAATCTTTTTATCCCAATTGTTATATTATTCTTGATTGGTGCATTTACAAAGTCAGCACAGTTTCCGTTCCACATATGGTTACCGAAAGCAATGGCTGCACCTACACCAGTAAGTGCTTATTTACACTCTGCAACAATGGTTAAAGCAGGTATTTTCTTATTATTTAGGTTTACACCATTATTAGGATTGAGTGATTTTTATATTTATTGTGTGACATTCATTGGTCTAATTACCATGATATTTGGAGCAGTTAATGCAACAAGACAGTTTGATATGAAAGCTATATTAGCTTATTCAACAATAAGTCAATTAGGTATGATTGTTGCTATGGTTGGTTTAGGTGGTGGATTTGCACAACACCCTACTGGTACATTATCTGAAGCATATGGTTTTATCTTATTTGCAGCTTTATTCCATCTTATGAATCATGCGCTATTTAAAGGTGCATTATTTATGGGCGTAGGTATCATTGATCATGAAACAGGTACGAGAGATATCCGTCGATTGTCTGGATTAAGAAAGGTGTTTCCAATCACCCACATTGTTATGTTATTATCAGCGTTCTCTATGGCCGGTATACCATTCCTAAATGGGTTTCTTAGTAAAGAGATGTTCTTTGATGGCCTAATTAGTGCGGTTGAACTACCTCAATTTAATCTTTCATTAACTATAGTTATAACAGTTATTGGGGTTTTAGCAAGTATCTTTACTTTAATATATTCAGCTTACATGATTAAGGAAGTATTCTGGGGAGATTATCAAAAAGCAGATTTACCGATAAAATCACCACATGAACCGTTTGTCTTTACTCTACCTTCTGCAATTATGATGATTTTATTACCGGTTATCTTTTTTGTCCCAAATGTTTTTGGACATTATGTTATTTTACCGGCATTTCGAAGTATCACAATTGGAGAAAAAGTAGATAATGTGGCGCCACATATTGCTCAGTGGCATGGCTTCAATTTACCTCTCATATTAAGCATTATTGTAATAGTTGTTGGGTTTACGATGGCCTTTAAAATAAATTGGAAAAACTATGCTAATAAACTTAAGGTGAAATCTATCACCGACTTATATTTGGGTTCATATAATCAATTCGAACATTTTTCGGGTTATGGTATTCGTACTTTAATGAATAACCGCTTAAATCATTATATTACATTGACTTTATTAATATTTAGTATGGTTGTCATTTATGGGATTATTCAAGCAGGCTTCCCACACGTCCAACAGATTCATGTCAGTGAATTTGGTCCAATTGAAGTAATTACATTAATCGTTGTATTTGTACTCGGTATAGCTTTAACGTTTATTCGTCAACGTTTAACTATGGTTATACTTAATGGGATTATTGGTTATTGTGTTACAATTTTCTTCATTTTAATGAAAGCGCCAGATTTAGCATTAACACAATTAGTGGTAGAAACGATTACTACGATTCTGTTTATCGTAAGTTTTTCAAGACTACCAAACGTCCCACGTGCTAAAGTACACAAAAAGCGTGAAGCAGTCAAAATTGTCGTTTCACTGTTGATGGCAATCATTGTCGTGACACTGGTATTTATCGCTCAACAAAGTGATTCAATGCCTACCATTTCAACGTTTTATCATGATGCTTATAATTTAGCAGGTGGTAAAAACATTGTGAATTCAATACTAGGTGATTTCCGTGCTTTAGATACATTGTTTGAAGGTATGGTGTTAATCATAGCTGGTTTAGGTATTTACACATTACTTAACTTTAAAGAACGGAGGGGTCAAGATGAAAGAGAATGA
- the mnhB2 gene encoding Na+/H+ antiporter Mnh2 subunit B, translating to MKENDVVLRTITKIVVFILLTFGFYLFLAGHNNPGGGFIGGLVFSSAFLLMFLAFDVKQVLVALPLDFRILMICGSLLSFITAVVPMFFGKPFLYQTDAYVQLPLLGEVHLSTVTLFEAGIVLSVVGVVVTVMLSISGGRS from the coding sequence ATGAAAGAGAATGATGTTGTATTACGAACGATAACGAAGATTGTCGTATTTATCTTATTAACTTTTGGATTTTATCTGTTTTTAGCTGGTCATAATAATCCAGGCGGTGGCTTTATTGGCGGTCTCGTTTTCAGTTCAGCATTTCTATTGATGTTTTTGGCCTTCGACGTTAAACAAGTTTTAGTCGCATTACCATTAGATTTCAGAATTCTAATGATTTGTGGTTCTTTACTATCATTTATTACAGCAGTTGTACCTATGTTCTTTGGTAAACCGTTCCTTTATCAAACAGATGCATATGTACAGCTACCATTGTTAGGTGAAGTACATTTATCAACTGTAACGCTATTTGAAGCGGGTATTGTATTATCCGTTGTAGGTGTGGTTGTTACAGTTATGCTTTCAATTAGTGGTGGTCGCTCATGA
- the mnhC2 gene encoding Na+/H+ antiporter Mnh2 subunit C, with translation MNLILLMVIGFLIFIGTYMILSVNLIRIVIGISIYTHAGNLIIMSMGKYSKDMVEPLIGEGSKQFVDPLLQAIVLTAIVIGFAMTAFLLVLVYRTYRVTKEDEIDVLRGDDDNDE, from the coding sequence ATGAATTTAATTTTATTAATGGTTATTGGCTTTTTAATATTTATTGGAACGTATATGATATTATCAGTCAATTTAATAAGAATTGTTATTGGAATTTCGATATACACGCATGCTGGTAATCTAATTATTATGAGTATGGGGAAATACAGCAAAGATATGGTTGAGCCTTTAATTGGTGAAGGAAGCAAGCAATTTGTGGATCCTTTATTACAAGCGATTGTATTAACTGCAATTGTTATCGGGTTCGCAATGACTGCCTTTCTCTTAGTACTTGTCTATAGAACATATCGTGTAACTAAAGAAGACGAAATCGATGTACTGAGAGGAGATGACGACAATGATGAGTAA
- the mnhD2 gene encoding Na+/H+ antiporter Mnh2 subunit D, with the protein MMSNLLILPLLLPAVCGLGLVFIRTHSRLSRIFSIGTMALTTLVSLTLLIYVMYNKPLALDFGGWKAPYGIQFVGDSLSLLLVVTSSFVVTLIMAYGFGRTEKRAIRYYLPSFILFLTVGVIGSFLTADLFNIYVMFEVMLLASFVLITLGQSVEQLRAAIIYVVLNILGSWLLLLGIGLLYKLTGTLNFTLVSQRLNEMNDKSSIVIVSMVFLIAFGAKAALVLFMWLPKAYAVLNTELAALFAALMTKVGAYALIRFFTLIFDEHHGISHPLLVFLSCITMLIGAFGVLAYKDIKKIAAYQVILSIGFVILGLGTNTFAGVNGAIFYLANDIVVKTLLFFIIGSLVYVTGYRQYRSLHGLAKQEPFFGVAFVVMILAIGGVPPLSGFPGKVFIFEGAIENGNYIGLTLMIITSLIAMFSLFRVFFVMYLGNEQRGEAIVFKKIPQYRKVLIGILVATIIAMGIAAPLIFKVTENATHLNMDDGLYEKMVNPHLMKEDK; encoded by the coding sequence ATGATGAGTAATTTATTAATATTACCATTACTACTGCCAGCTGTTTGTGGTTTAGGTTTAGTGTTCATTCGTACGCACAGTAGGTTATCTAGGATCTTTTCAATTGGTACAATGGCTCTTACAACGTTAGTTTCTTTAACATTGCTTATTTATGTGATGTATAACAAACCACTTGCGTTAGATTTTGGTGGTTGGAAAGCGCCATACGGCATTCAATTTGTCGGAGATTCCTTAAGTTTATTGTTGGTTGTAACTTCAAGTTTTGTTGTTACGCTGATTATGGCATATGGCTTTGGACGAACTGAGAAAAGAGCGATACGTTACTATTTACCTAGTTTTATTTTATTCTTAACTGTCGGCGTAATAGGCTCATTTCTAACTGCAGACTTATTCAATATCTATGTTATGTTTGAAGTGATGTTATTGGCATCATTCGTACTTATTACATTAGGGCAATCAGTAGAACAATTACGTGCTGCAATTATCTATGTCGTACTTAATATTTTAGGTTCATGGTTATTATTATTAGGCATTGGCTTATTGTACAAATTAACAGGTACATTAAATTTCACACTTGTATCCCAACGACTAAATGAAATGAATGACAAGAGTTCTATCGTAATTGTTTCAATGGTGTTCTTAATTGCATTTGGTGCAAAAGCTGCATTAGTACTATTTATGTGGTTACCTAAAGCATATGCAGTGCTAAATACAGAATTAGCAGCACTATTTGCAGCATTAATGACTAAAGTTGGTGCTTATGCATTAATTCGTTTCTTTACACTTATATTTGATGAACATCATGGGATTTCACACCCATTATTAGTTTTCTTATCTTGTATTACAATGTTAATAGGTGCTTTTGGTGTGCTTGCATATAAAGATATTAAAAAAATTGCAGCATATCAGGTTATTTTATCTATTGGTTTCGTAATTTTAGGGTTGGGAACAAATACTTTTGCGGGTGTGAACGGTGCTATTTTTTATTTAGCGAATGATATTGTAGTTAAAACGTTACTATTCTTTATTATAGGTAGTCTAGTATACGTGACGGGTTATAGACAATATCGAAGTTTACATGGATTGGCGAAACAAGAACCATTCTTTGGTGTAGCATTTGTAGTGATGATTTTAGCAATCGGTGGTGTGCCTCCATTAAGCGGTTTCCCTGGTAAGGTTTTCATTTTTGAAGGTGCAATTGAAAATGGCAACTATATTGGTTTAACGCTGATGATTATTACAAGCTTAATAGCAATGTTTAGTTTATTTAGAGTTTTCTTTGTGATGTATCTAGGCAATGAACAAAGAGGCGAGGCTATTGTATTTAAAAAAATTCCACAATACCGAAAAGTCCTTATAGGTATCTTAGTGGCAACAATTATCGCAATGGGTATTGCGGCGCCGTTAATATTTAAAGTAACCGAAAATGCGACGCATTTAAATATGGATGATGGATTGTATGAAAAAATGGTTAATCCTCATTTAATGAAGGAGGATAAATAA
- the mnhE2 gene encoding Na+/H+ antiporter Mnh2 subunit E: MRQVLLNIVIAFLWVLFQDEDSFKISTFFAGYLIGLLVIYILHRFFGQQFYLKKVWVSIKFLVVYLYQLITSSITTINYILFKTKDLNPGLVTYETTLDTDWEVSFLTILIIITPGSTVIRISKEKQKFFIHAIDVSDKEKQKLLKSIRQYEGLILEVAE, from the coding sequence ATGAGACAAGTCTTACTTAATATCGTAATTGCCTTTTTATGGGTCCTTTTTCAAGATGAAGATTCTTTTAAAATATCGACCTTTTTCGCAGGTTACCTCATAGGTTTATTGGTTATCTATATTTTACATCGTTTCTTTGGGCAACAATTCTATTTAAAAAAAGTTTGGGTCAGCATTAAGTTTTTAGTAGTTTATCTTTATCAGCTAATTACTTCAAGTATTACGACAATCAATTATATATTATTTAAAACAAAGGACTTAAATCCTGGGTTAGTAACTTATGAAACAACTTTAGATACAGATTGGGAAGTATCTTTCCTAACAATTTTAATTATTATCACACCTGGATCTACAGTTATTAGAATTTCGAAAGAAAAGCAAAAGTTCTTTATACATGCTATCGATGTTTCAGATAAAGAAAAGCAGAAATTACTGAAAAGTATCAGACAATATGAAGGACTCATATTGGAGGTGGCAGAATGA
- the mnhF2 gene encoding Na+/H+ antiporter Mnh2 subunit F produces MIEYLIDFFITSALIIFGIALLLTLFRLIKGPTTADRVVAFDAASAILMSMVGLLSIVFGTFSFLDSILLIAIISFVSTVSISRFIEGGHVFNANNKRNR; encoded by the coding sequence ATGATTGAATATCTAATAGACTTCTTTATTACGAGTGCGCTAATTATATTTGGCATAGCTTTGTTACTAACACTATTTAGATTGATAAAGGGCCCGACTACTGCAGATAGAGTAGTTGCATTTGATGCTGCCAGTGCAATATTAATGTCGATGGTTGGGTTGTTAAGCATCGTGTTCGGCACATTCTCATTCTTGGATTCGATATTACTCATCGCCATTATTTCCTTTGTAAGTACAGTGTCGATTTCTAGATTTATAGAAGGGGGGCACGTCTTCAATGCAAATAACAAGCGAAATCGTTAA
- a CDS encoding Na+/H+ antiporter subunit G, which yields MQITSEIVNLIAAFMIFLGSIIALISAIGLIKFQDVFLRSHAATKSSTLSVLLTLVGVIIYFISSQGYLSVRLILALVFINLTSPVGGHLISRAAYRTGAYMYRKSDAPRQTNILLSATENNTFEQLKKRAHEREERRRKTYEKEHDY from the coding sequence ATGCAAATAACAAGCGAAATCGTTAATCTTATTGCAGCCTTTATGATATTTTTAGGAAGTATTATAGCTTTAATTAGTGCCATTGGTTTAATTAAATTCCAAGATGTCTTTTTACGTAGCCACGCGGCAACGAAAAGTTCAACGTTATCTGTATTATTGACGCTTGTGGGCGTTATCATATATTTTATTTCGTCACAAGGTTATTTAAGTGTAAGACTTATTCTCGCTTTAGTGTTTATTAATTTAACATCTCCTGTTGGGGGACACTTAATTTCTCGTGCAGCATACCGTACTGGCGCGTATATGTATAGAAAAAGTGATGCCCCTAGACAAACGAATATATTATTGAGTGCTACTGAGAATAACACATTTGAACAATTGAAAAAACGTGCACATGAGCGTGAAGAACGTAGAAGAAAAACGTATGAAAAAGAACATGATTACTAA
- a CDS encoding sodium:proton antiporter has translation MQIFETILIFLALVIVSSLVHTILPKVPLAFIQIVLGMLLYVTPIPVEFRFDSELFMVALIAPLLFVEGVKVSRVHLRRYIKPVLMMALGLVVTTVIVVGLFVHWIWPELPMAAAFALAAILCPTDAVAVQAITNGKVLPKGSMTILEGESLLNDAAGIISFKIAVAALITGGFSMINAVEQFLISSIGGFVVGLIIGVALVRFRVTLSRRGIENINMFTFIQLVTPFVTYIVAEMFHASGIIAAVIAGLVHGFERDRIAQARTRLQMSYNHTWNILGYALNGFVFSILGYLIPEVVGRIIENEPHNLIFLIVVTCLIALAIYLFRFLWVFVLYPYFYLPVSPFQKMISYNEDETKVKETPPKRGMYAFIMTLCGVHGTISLAIALTLPYMLANHHSFTFRDDLLFIASGMVIISLIVAQFVLPIVTPNAKKPKVVGMNFKQARVYILEKVIDNLNQMSSVESSFQYGNVIKDYHDKLAFLRTVENEDENTKELQRLQKLAFDVENHTLNNLVENGDITTNVLDNYMRYTERTQVYKQASLIQRIKVEFRAMILKRRIKYKVKTNAASPLSIIDNLQEISNVMRTVHYRVVSRLAKETTEDNKLEVGMICDSYLLRIDNLTPSNFFNPKNENSITKIKLLALKEQRRILNQLVEDEEVSEVTALKIREAINYDEMIIVDSLTD, from the coding sequence TTGCAAATATTTGAAACGATACTTATATTTTTAGCACTTGTTATTGTAAGTTCGCTGGTCCACACAATACTTCCTAAGGTACCATTGGCTTTTATCCAAATTGTATTAGGTATGTTATTGTATGTGACACCAATCCCCGTTGAATTTCGATTTGATTCGGAACTATTTATGGTCGCTTTAATTGCACCGCTACTGTTTGTTGAAGGTGTTAAAGTTTCACGTGTTCATTTGCGACGGTACATAAAACCAGTCTTAATGATGGCGTTAGGACTAGTAGTTACTACAGTTATAGTGGTAGGACTATTTGTACATTGGATTTGGCCAGAATTACCGATGGCAGCTGCCTTTGCGTTGGCCGCGATATTATGTCCAACTGATGCAGTAGCAGTACAAGCTATAACTAATGGGAAAGTATTACCGAAGGGTTCTATGACAATTTTAGAGGGTGAATCTCTCTTAAATGATGCAGCTGGTATCATATCCTTTAAAATTGCTGTAGCAGCACTGATTACAGGTGGTTTCTCAATGATTAATGCTGTTGAACAGTTCTTAATTTCTTCAATTGGCGGTTTTGTCGTAGGTTTAATCATAGGTGTTGCGCTTGTTAGATTTAGAGTGACATTGTCTCGTCGTGGTATTGAAAATATTAATATGTTTACATTTATTCAATTAGTCACACCATTTGTAACCTATATCGTGGCAGAAATGTTCCATGCTTCTGGTATTATTGCAGCAGTAATTGCTGGTTTAGTTCATGGTTTTGAACGTGATCGTATTGCTCAAGCACGTACAAGATTGCAGATGAGCTATAACCATACTTGGAATATTTTGGGATATGCTTTGAATGGTTTTGTATTCTCTATTTTAGGCTATTTAATTCCTGAAGTGGTTGGGCGTATCATTGAAAATGAACCACACAATTTAATTTTCTTAATAGTGGTGACATGTTTAATCGCCTTAGCTATTTATTTATTTAGATTTTTATGGGTTTTTGTTTTATATCCGTATTTTTATTTACCAGTGAGCCCATTCCAGAAAATGATTTCATATAATGAAGATGAAACCAAAGTAAAGGAAACACCACCTAAACGTGGCATGTATGCATTTATCATGACTTTATGTGGTGTTCATGGGACGATTTCTTTAGCCATTGCTTTAACATTACCTTATATGCTTGCAAATCATCACTCGTTTACTTTTAGAGATGATCTATTGTTTATAGCTTCAGGCATGGTCATCATCAGTTTAATCGTAGCACAATTTGTACTTCCTATTGTTACTCCTAACGCTAAAAAACCTAAAGTTGTGGGTATGAATTTCAAACAAGCCCGTGTGTATATTTTAGAAAAAGTAATAGATAATTTAAATCAAATGTCTTCAGTAGAATCTAGTTTTCAATATGGCAACGTAATTAAGGATTATCATGATAAATTGGCTTTCCTAAGAACTGTTGAAAATGAAGATGAAAATACTAAAGAACTTCAAAGATTACAAAAATTAGCATTTGATGTAGAGAACCATACACTCAATAACTTAGTTGAGAATGGCGATATTACTACTAACGTGTTAGATAACTATATGCGTTATACAGAGCGTACTCAAGTTTATAAACAGGCTTCATTAATACAACGTATAAAAGTTGAATTCAGAGCAATGATTTTAAAAAGAAGAATTAAGTATAAAGTAAAAACTAATGCGGCATCTCCGTTATCCATAATTGATAACTTACAAGAGATTTCAAATGTAATGCGTACAGTTCACTATCGTGTTGTGAGCCGTTTAGCAAAAGAAACAACTGAGGATAATAAATTAGAAGTCGGTATGATTTGTGATAGCTACCTTCTTCGTATCGATAACTTAACACCTTCCAATTTCTTTAATCCTAAAAATGAAAATTCAATAACAAAAATTAAATTACTTGCACTGAAAGAGCAACGTCGTATTTTAAATCAACTTGTTGAAGATGAAGAAGTAAGTGAAGTGACAGCATTAAAAATCCGTGAAGCGATAAATTATGATGAAATGATTATTGTAGATAGTCTGACGGATTAA